The following proteins are encoded in a genomic region of Galbibacter sp. BG1:
- a CDS encoding type II toxin-antitoxin system HicA family toxin, which yields MKCSQLYRILTKDGWFAVSQKGSHVKMKHATKKGIIIFPNHGSQEVGKGLENKILKDAGIKK from the coding sequence ATGAAGTGTTCTCAACTTTATAGAATCCTTACAAAAGATGGATGGTTTGCTGTATCTCAAAAAGGTTCGCACGTTAAAATGAAACACGCAACAAAAAAAGGGATTATAATATTTCCAAATCACGGAAGTCAAGAAGTTGGTAAAGGACTGGAAAATAAAATTTTAAAAGACGCTGGAATTAAAAAATAA
- a CDS encoding DUF4295 domain-containing protein, producing the protein MAKKTVATLQTSSKRLTKAIKMVKSPKSGAYTFVESVMTPELVNDWLNEK; encoded by the coding sequence ATGGCAAAGAAGACAGTAGCAACCTTACAGACAAGTTCGAAGAGATTAACCAAAGCAATTAAAATGGTTAAGTCTCCGAAATCCGGAGCTTATACTTTTGTTGAGTCAGTAATGACTCCAGAATTAGTTAACGACTGGTTAAACGAGAAATAA
- a CDS encoding competence/damage-inducible protein A → MFAEIITIGDEILIGQIIDTNSAFIAKQLNLIGVSVFQITSIQDDKSHILKAFKEAEERADIIIITGGLGPTKDDITKHTICEYFEDELVEDNSVLEHVEMLFEKYISTPISNLNRKQALVPSKATVLQNKYGTAPGMWLEKGAKTFISLPGVPYEMKALIKDEVLPKIQEKYKRPFILHKTLITYGLGESAIAERLEEWEDNLPSFIKLAYLPNLGKVRLRLTAKGEDKELLDASVKAQIESLNPLINDIFFGMEEDSAVEIIIGKLLKERNATLSTAESCTGGKIAETLTEIPGSSSYFKGGIVSYATETKVDILKVDKSLIDRYSVVSAPVVEAMAKNAQEILKSTYAISTTGNAGPEKGESQAEVGTVFIGIATPKGVFSEEFNFGNHREKVINKAVNKALEMLLKEILKK, encoded by the coding sequence ATGTTTGCAGAAATTATTACTATTGGCGATGAAATTCTAATTGGACAAATTATAGACACCAATTCTGCTTTTATCGCCAAGCAATTAAATCTTATTGGAGTTTCCGTATTCCAAATTACCTCCATACAAGACGATAAAAGTCATATTCTCAAAGCTTTCAAGGAAGCAGAAGAGCGGGCAGATATTATTATTATTACAGGTGGTTTGGGGCCTACTAAGGATGATATTACCAAGCATACCATTTGTGAGTACTTTGAAGATGAGCTTGTCGAGGATAATTCCGTTTTGGAACATGTAGAAATGCTTTTCGAAAAATATATAAGTACCCCCATTTCCAATTTAAACAGGAAACAGGCGCTAGTACCATCTAAAGCTACCGTTTTACAGAATAAGTATGGTACGGCACCTGGAATGTGGCTCGAAAAAGGAGCTAAAACGTTTATTTCCCTGCCCGGGGTTCCTTACGAGATGAAGGCTTTAATTAAAGATGAGGTGCTCCCAAAAATTCAGGAGAAGTACAAAAGACCTTTTATTCTGCATAAAACGCTTATTACATACGGACTTGGGGAAAGTGCCATAGCAGAGCGTTTGGAGGAGTGGGAAGACAATTTGCCATCTTTTATAAAATTGGCGTATCTACCCAATTTGGGCAAAGTGCGTTTAAGGCTAACGGCTAAAGGGGAAGATAAAGAGTTGCTCGATGCATCGGTAAAAGCGCAAATTGAAAGCTTGAATCCGCTTATAAACGATATTTTCTTCGGAATGGAAGAAGATAGTGCCGTAGAAATAATTATAGGGAAACTGTTGAAGGAGCGCAACGCCACTTTGAGTACTGCAGAAAGTTGTACTGGTGGTAAAATAGCCGAAACCTTAACGGAAATTCCTGGATCTTCTTCTTACTTTAAAGGAGGGATCGTTAGTTATGCCACTGAAACGAAAGTAGATATTTTAAAGGTAGATAAATCTTTGATAGATAGATATTCAGTAGTGAGCGCACCCGTTGTAGAGGCCATGGCAAAAAATGCCCAAGAAATACTAAAATCTACCTATGCAATTTCGACCACGGGCAATGCAGGACCCGAAAAAGGAGAATCCCAGGCAGAAGTTGGGACTGTTTTTATCGGAATTGCCACTCCCAAGGGGGTTTTTTCAGAAGAATTTAATTTTGGGAATCATCGGGAAAAAGTAATAAATAAAGCGGTTAACAAAGCTTTGGAAATGCTTTTAAAAGAAATTTTAAAAAAATAG
- the rpmG gene encoding 50S ribosomal protein L33: MAKKGNRIQVILECTEHKATGKPGTSRYITTKNKKNTPDRLEIKKFNPILNKMTVHKEIK, encoded by the coding sequence ATGGCAAAGAAAGGTAATAGAATACAGGTTATTTTAGAGTGTACCGAGCACAAAGCTACTGGTAAGCCAGGAACTTCTCGTTACATTACTACGAAAAATAAGAAGAATACGCCGGATAGATTAGAGATTAAGAAATTTAATCCTATCCTTAATAAAATGACTGTTCACAAAGAAATAAAATAA
- the recR gene encoding recombination mediator RecR yields the protein MEFSSKLLENAVYEVSQLPGIGKRTALRLVLHLLRQPESQTKNLTTALQHLRGEVKFCKSCHNISDSQLCEICSNPKREEKLICVVEDVRDVMAIENTGQYRGIYHVLGGKISPMDGVGPMDLNIGSLVEKVKADKVEEIIFALSSTMEGDTTNFYIFKQLEPYKIITSTIARGISVGDELEYADEVTLGRSILHRVPFENSLRND from the coding sequence ATGGAATTTTCATCGAAATTATTAGAGAATGCCGTGTATGAGGTTTCTCAACTTCCAGGCATTGGAAAACGTACCGCACTGCGTTTGGTACTTCATTTACTGCGCCAACCCGAAAGTCAGACTAAAAATTTAACAACAGCTTTACAGCATTTACGCGGTGAGGTTAAATTTTGTAAAAGCTGCCATAATATTTCCGACTCACAACTATGCGAAATTTGTTCGAACCCCAAACGGGAAGAAAAACTTATTTGTGTGGTCGAAGATGTACGCGATGTTATGGCCATTGAAAACACGGGCCAGTACCGTGGTATTTATCATGTGCTGGGTGGTAAGATTTCTCCTATGGATGGTGTAGGCCCCATGGATCTTAACATAGGGAGTTTGGTAGAAAAGGTAAAAGCCGACAAAGTGGAAGAAATAATCTTTGCGCTAAGCTCAACAATGGAAGGAGATACTACTAATTTTTATATATTTAAACAGTTGGAACCTTACAAAATTATAACCTCTACGATAGCTAGGGGGATTTCGGTAGGGGACGAATTGGAGTATGCAGATGAGGTAACTTTGGGCAGGAGTATATTGCACCGGGTGCCTTTTGAAAATTCCTTAAGAAACGATTAA
- the rpmB gene encoding 50S ribosomal protein L28: MSRVCELTGKKAMVGNNVSHAMNKTKRKFDANLIKKRFFLPEEDRWVTLKISTSALKTINKKGITAVLKEAKEKGFIK; this comes from the coding sequence ATGTCAAGAGTTTGTGAACTTACAGGAAAGAAAGCAATGGTGGGAAATAACGTTTCTCACGCAATGAACAAAACCAAGCGTAAATTTGATGCTAACCTTATCAAAAAACGTTTTTTCTTACCAGAAGAAGATCGTTGGGTTACCCTTAAAATTTCTACCTCTGCGTTGAAAACCATCAACAAAAAAGGTATTACAGCGGTTTTAAAAGAAGCAAAAGAAAAAGGATTTATTAAGTAA
- a CDS encoding amidase family protein, with amino-acid sequence MKKIFFLLFVCCLYSCKENTDTKKESITNNETLEIEKQQAHENERMRFKLLQSKIDRDDIFASFRKELKDFGEDRYEELKPLILEKDIPSLQEHVANGNLSYKELTLFYLFRIHKYESNPTTSLHAIISLNTNVIKEAEEKDRFFKQNKTLPNPIFGMPILLKDNIGSDGMPTTAGAVALKENYAGDAFITQRLKEHGALILGKVNLSEWAYYFCDGCPLGYSAIGGQTLNPYGRKVFESGGSSSGSGAVTAANYAVAAVGTETAGSILSPSSQNSVVGLKPTIGVLSRSGIVPISSTLDTPGPMTKNVTDNAILLDALKGKDDNDSASISSNTNYYSELTNISVDTIKLGALKSLMESDSMYKSTVEKWRSVGIEIVEIETPEVNLNGFLTLLNIDMKNDLANYLKSNASKQVRVKNIQDIVDFNLKDTTLRAPYKQELFDGILADTTSLDELALVKDSLQYNGRKFFETAFGVYKVDAVLSINNYHAAYAAVAKYPALALPMGYKNSGEPKSITFIGKPFREELLLQLAFFFEQEFPIRKLPKDYQ; translated from the coding sequence ATGAAAAAGATATTCTTTCTACTCTTTGTTTGTTGTTTGTACAGTTGTAAAGAAAATACCGATACCAAAAAAGAATCAATTACCAACAACGAAACTCTGGAGATAGAGAAGCAACAAGCCCACGAAAATGAGCGTATGCGCTTTAAATTATTACAGTCTAAGATAGATCGAGATGATATTTTTGCGTCTTTTCGGAAAGAATTGAAGGACTTTGGAGAAGACAGATACGAGGAGCTCAAACCGTTAATACTGGAGAAGGATATCCCGAGCCTTCAAGAGCATGTGGCCAATGGCAATCTATCTTATAAAGAGCTCACTTTGTTTTATTTGTTTAGAATTCATAAATACGAAAGCAACCCGACTACTTCCTTGCATGCTATTATTAGTTTAAATACCAATGTAATTAAGGAAGCGGAAGAAAAGGATCGTTTTTTCAAACAGAATAAAACACTTCCGAACCCTATTTTTGGAATGCCCATACTGCTAAAAGACAACATTGGTAGTGATGGTATGCCTACCACAGCGGGTGCGGTGGCTTTAAAAGAAAACTATGCTGGGGATGCATTTATCACGCAACGGTTAAAAGAGCACGGAGCTCTTATTCTAGGGAAAGTAAATTTAAGTGAATGGGCCTATTATTTTTGCGATGGTTGTCCACTTGGATATTCTGCCATCGGTGGGCAAACGCTTAACCCCTACGGAAGAAAAGTTTTTGAATCGGGAGGTTCTAGTTCGGGGAGTGGAGCGGTTACAGCTGCCAACTATGCAGTTGCAGCGGTGGGTACGGAAACAGCGGGTTCTATTTTATCACCTTCAAGTCAGAATTCTGTAGTAGGTTTAAAGCCTACAATCGGTGTTTTAAGTCGGTCTGGAATTGTACCTATTTCCAGTACCCTCGACACACCCGGACCTATGACCAAAAATGTAACAGATAATGCCATACTTCTCGATGCCTTAAAAGGGAAGGATGATAACGATAGTGCGTCCATTAGTTCCAATACAAACTATTATTCCGAACTTACCAACATCTCTGTGGATACCATTAAGCTAGGAGCCCTTAAAAGTTTAATGGAAAGCGACTCAATGTATAAAAGCACGGTAGAGAAGTGGCGTTCCGTTGGGATCGAAATTGTGGAAATAGAAACTCCAGAGGTTAATTTAAACGGATTTCTAACGCTGTTGAATATAGATATGAAAAACGATCTTGCAAATTATTTAAAAAGCAACGCCAGTAAACAAGTGCGGGTAAAGAATATTCAAGACATAGTAGATTTTAACTTGAAAGATACTACCCTTCGGGCACCCTACAAACAGGAACTATTCGATGGAATTTTGGCAGATACTACTTCGCTGGATGAGTTGGCCCTTGTAAAAGATAGTTTGCAGTACAACGGGCGTAAATTTTTTGAAACAGCTTTTGGTGTGTATAAAGTTGACGCCGTACTTTCCATAAACAATTATCATGCGGCTTATGCTGCCGTAGCCAAGTATCCCGCTTTGGCATTGCCAATGGGGTATAAAAATTCCGGAGAACCAAAGAGTATTACTTTTATTGGGAAGCCATTTAGGGAAGAACTATTGTTGCAATTGGCATTTTTCTTTGAGCAGGAGTTTCCTATTCGTAAATTGCCAAAGGATTACCAATAA
- the ftsY gene encoding signal recognition particle-docking protein FtsY — protein MSLFKKIFSSEKKETLDKGLEKSKTSFLSKLGKAVAGKSKVDDEVLDNLEEVLVTSDVGVNTTLKVIERIEERVAKDKYLGTEELNLILREEIAGLLSETNSGEEKDFVIPAGKKPYVLMVVGVNGVGKTTTIGKLAYQFKKQGKKVVLGAADTFRAAAIDQLQVWADRVDVPIIKQKMGSDPASVAFDTLKSAVTQDADVVIIDTAGRLHNKVNLMNELTKVKRVMQKVVEDAPHEVLLVLDGSTGQNAFEQAKQFTKATEVTSLAVTKLDGTAKGGVVIGISDEFKIPVKYIGVGEGIEDLQVFNKYEFVDSFFK, from the coding sequence ATGAGCTTATTTAAAAAAATATTTTCTTCAGAAAAAAAAGAGACCTTAGACAAGGGACTGGAAAAATCCAAAACAAGTTTCTTATCTAAATTAGGAAAAGCTGTAGCCGGAAAGTCTAAAGTAGATGATGAGGTTTTAGATAATCTGGAAGAGGTTTTAGTAACCAGCGATGTGGGTGTAAACACTACGCTTAAGGTTATTGAGCGTATTGAGGAGCGTGTAGCCAAAGATAAATATCTTGGAACGGAAGAACTAAACCTTATTTTAAGGGAAGAAATTGCCGGTTTACTCTCGGAAACCAATTCCGGTGAAGAAAAAGACTTTGTAATCCCAGCCGGTAAAAAACCGTACGTATTAATGGTTGTGGGTGTAAACGGTGTTGGTAAAACTACCACTATTGGAAAGTTGGCCTATCAATTTAAAAAGCAAGGTAAAAAAGTGGTTTTAGGGGCTGCTGATACCTTTAGAGCTGCCGCAATCGATCAATTACAGGTTTGGGCAGACCGTGTGGATGTTCCCATTATAAAACAAAAAATGGGTAGTGACCCAGCTTCCGTAGCTTTCGATACACTAAAATCTGCTGTTACCCAAGATGCCGATGTGGTAATTATAGATACGGCTGGTAGGCTGCACAACAAGGTGAATCTCATGAATGAGCTTACCAAAGTAAAAAGGGTAATGCAAAAAGTAGTTGAAGATGCACCCCATGAAGTGCTTTTGGTCCTCGATGGTTCCACTGGACAAAATGCTTTTGAGCAGGCAAAACAATTTACCAAAGCCACAGAAGTTACCTCTTTGGCGGTTACCAAACTCGATGGTACCGCAAAAGGTGGGGTGGTTATTGGTATTTCCGATGAGTTTAAAATTCCCGTAAAATATATTGGAGTGGGAGAAGGGATTGAAGATCTTCAGGTTTTTAATAAATATGAGTTTGTAGATTCTTTTTTTAAGTAA
- a CDS encoding dihydrolipoamide acetyltransferase family protein: MAKIELKLPQMGESVAEATVTSWLKEVGDTIEADEAVLEIATDKVDSEVPSEVDGVLIEKFFDVDDVAKVGDVLAIIETDGEDDGGSEESSSEDTQQEEDDTEEVAASLEENITEVRDSVSTPTADYSDSERFYSPLVKNIAKEENVSLEELENIQGTGKDGRVTKDDMLAYLEKRGASQPSSTKTQEAVKPQPATEAAPKQSAPVEKPAKAAATAAQVTPGSVNGQDEIIEMSRMGKLIAHHMVESVQTSAHVQSFIEVDVTNIWNWRNKVKNEFQKREGEKLTFTPIFMQVIAKTIKDFPMINISVDGDKVIKKKNINLGMAAALPDGNLIVPVIKNADQLNLVGMAKRVNDLAGRARENKLKPDEIQGGTYTVTNVGTFGSVMGTPIINQPQVAILALGAIRKVPAVIETPEGDFIGIRYKMFLSHSYDHRVVNGALGGQFIQRVAEYLEAWDADKEI, encoded by the coding sequence ATGGCAAAAATTGAATTAAAACTTCCCCAAATGGGCGAAAGTGTCGCAGAAGCAACGGTTACTTCATGGTTGAAAGAAGTAGGAGATACCATTGAAGCAGATGAGGCCGTTTTGGAAATTGCTACCGATAAGGTAGATTCTGAAGTTCCTAGTGAAGTTGATGGTGTTTTAATTGAAAAGTTTTTTGACGTTGACGATGTTGCTAAGGTAGGGGATGTACTTGCTATTATAGAAACAGATGGAGAAGATGACGGAGGAAGTGAGGAATCTTCAAGTGAAGATACACAGCAAGAAGAAGACGATACGGAAGAGGTAGCGGCCTCATTGGAAGAAAATATTACAGAGGTAAGAGATAGCGTGAGCACTCCTACAGCCGATTATTCTGATAGTGAAAGATTTTATTCTCCGCTGGTTAAGAATATCGCAAAGGAGGAAAATGTTAGTTTAGAAGAACTGGAAAATATTCAAGGTACTGGAAAAGATGGGCGTGTTACCAAAGACGATATGCTTGCATATCTGGAAAAAAGAGGTGCTTCCCAACCATCGAGTACTAAAACCCAAGAAGCGGTTAAGCCGCAACCAGCTACCGAGGCTGCTCCAAAACAGAGTGCTCCTGTAGAAAAGCCTGCGAAGGCTGCAGCGACAGCAGCACAAGTAACACCGGGTTCCGTTAATGGGCAAGATGAAATTATAGAAATGTCTAGAATGGGGAAACTCATTGCGCATCACATGGTGGAGAGTGTACAAACCTCGGCCCACGTTCAAAGTTTTATAGAAGTAGATGTTACCAATATTTGGAATTGGAGAAATAAGGTAAAAAATGAGTTTCAGAAGAGAGAAGGCGAAAAACTTACCTTTACCCCCATTTTTATGCAAGTAATTGCAAAGACCATTAAAGATTTCCCGATGATAAATATTTCGGTGGATGGTGATAAGGTCATTAAAAAGAAAAATATTAACCTAGGGATGGCGGCTGCCTTACCAGATGGAAACCTTATTGTACCGGTAATTAAAAATGCCGATCAGTTGAACTTGGTGGGAATGGCAAAACGCGTAAACGATTTGGCAGGTCGTGCTAGGGAAAATAAATTAAAACCAGACGAAATTCAAGGAGGTACCTATACGGTAACCAATGTGGGTACTTTTGGCAGCGTAATGGGAACCCCTATTATAAACCAGCCGCAAGTAGCCATTCTGGCGCTTGGGGCTATACGAAAAGTGCCTGCCGTGATAGAAACTCCAGAAGGGGATTTTATAGGGATTCGCTATAAAATGTTCTTAAGTCATAGTTACGATCACCGGGTGGTAAACGGTGCCCTTGGTGGACAATTTATACAAAGGGTTGCCGAGTATTTAGAAGCTTGGGATGCCGATAAGGAGATCTAA
- a CDS encoding fumarylacetoacetate hydrolase family protein, which translates to MKIICIGRNYTEHIAELQNEKPSDPVIFIKPDSSILKNQHDFYIPEFSKDVHYEVEVLVKISKVGKHIDQKFAPKYYKEIGLGIDFTARDLQSKLKEKGLPWEKAKGFDDAAVVGKWIPKEKLGDINNLDFSLLKNGQTVQNANTSLMLWKVDELISYISTFFTLKTGDIIFTGTPAGVGKVNPDDVLEGYLSEEKMFSVNVK; encoded by the coding sequence ATGAAAATTATTTGTATTGGTAGAAACTATACCGAGCATATTGCAGAACTGCAGAACGAAAAACCTTCAGATCCTGTAATTTTTATAAAACCAGACTCGTCCATCCTCAAAAATCAACACGATTTCTATATTCCAGAGTTTTCAAAAGACGTGCATTACGAAGTGGAGGTTTTGGTGAAAATAAGTAAAGTAGGAAAACATATAGATCAAAAATTTGCTCCTAAGTATTATAAGGAAATCGGACTTGGAATTGATTTTACCGCTAGGGACCTTCAGAGTAAACTTAAAGAAAAAGGATTGCCTTGGGAAAAAGCCAAAGGTTTTGATGATGCTGCCGTGGTTGGTAAATGGATTCCGAAGGAAAAGTTGGGAGATATCAACAACCTCGACTTTAGCCTTTTAAAAAACGGACAGACCGTTCAAAATGCAAATACTTCGTTAATGCTGTGGAAAGTAGATGAGTTAATTTCGTATATTTCCACGTTTTTTACTTTAAAAACGGGAGATATAATCTTTACAGGGACACCGGCAGGCGTAGGGAAGGTAAATCCCGATGATGTCTTGGAAGGCTACCTTAGCGAAGAAAAAATGTTTTCTGTGAACGTAAAATAA
- a CDS encoding sodium:solute symporter, whose translation MKPIYILLIIAAYFGVLILISFLTSKDEESNDNFFKANRQSPWYVVAFGMIGASLSGVTFISVPGWVEESKFGYMQVVFGYIIGYLIIGTVLLPLYYKLNLTSIYTYLEKRFGNNSYKTGASFFLLSRIVGASFRLFLVANVLQVIIFNQMGVPFWATVTLTIILIWLYTFKSGIKTIVWTDTLQTLFMLIALGVAIVTVYNDLNIGEESLVNYISSSELSQIFFFDDVKSANYFWKQFISGAFIAVVMTGLDQDMMQKNLTCRSLKDAQKNMFWFTIVLTVVNFIFLCLGLLMTIYAQQNGIDAHKDDLFAVLAKDYLGIAVFIFFLIGLIAAAYSSADSALTSLTTSFSVDILNIEQYEEKQQIKIRKRTHVAFSLLLILVIIAFKYIIQNESVIAKLFVFTGYTYGPLLGLYSFGLFTKLKANDTFIPMVAILAPVVSYAISYYSNAYFDFDFGFFVLILNGALTFLGLLIISRKPTPAERELIFITEN comes from the coding sequence ATGAAGCCAATTTACATCCTACTCATTATTGCCGCTTACTTCGGTGTTTTAATTTTAATTTCCTTTTTAACCAGTAAAGATGAAGAAAGTAACGACAATTTTTTTAAGGCAAATAGACAATCCCCTTGGTATGTAGTAGCTTTTGGAATGATTGGCGCCTCCCTGAGTGGGGTGACATTTATTTCGGTTCCCGGTTGGGTCGAGGAATCTAAATTTGGCTATATGCAGGTAGTATTTGGTTACATAATAGGCTACCTTATTATAGGTACTGTTCTACTCCCTCTCTATTATAAATTAAACCTTACCTCCATTTATACCTATCTTGAAAAAAGGTTTGGAAATAACAGTTACAAAACTGGTGCTTCATTTTTCTTGTTGTCTAGAATTGTAGGTGCCAGCTTTCGGCTTTTTCTAGTGGCCAATGTTTTACAGGTAATTATATTTAACCAAATGGGCGTTCCTTTTTGGGCTACAGTTACGCTTACCATTATTTTAATTTGGTTGTATACCTTTAAAAGCGGAATTAAAACCATAGTGTGGACCGACACTCTCCAAACACTTTTTATGTTAATTGCCCTCGGGGTGGCCATTGTTACCGTTTACAACGATTTAAATATTGGAGAGGAAAGTTTGGTGAATTACATCTCCTCCAGCGAGCTTTCCCAAATATTCTTTTTCGATGATGTTAAAAGCGCAAATTATTTCTGGAAACAGTTTATATCCGGAGCATTTATCGCAGTGGTAATGACAGGTCTGGACCAAGATATGATGCAGAAAAACCTTACCTGTAGATCCCTAAAGGATGCACAAAAGAATATGTTTTGGTTTACCATTGTATTAACCGTTGTAAACTTTATCTTTTTGTGTTTAGGTTTATTAATGACCATCTATGCCCAGCAAAACGGTATCGATGCCCATAAAGACGATCTTTTTGCGGTACTGGCCAAAGATTACTTGGGAATAGCCGTTTTTATTTTCTTTTTAATCGGACTCATAGCTGCAGCCTACAGTAGTGCCGACAGTGCCCTAACTTCATTGACAACATCTTTTAGTGTGGATATCTTAAACATTGAACAATACGAAGAAAAACAACAAATTAAAATAAGAAAGCGCACCCATGTGGCTTTTTCCTTATTGTTGATATTAGTAATTATCGCCTTTAAATACATTATTCAAAACGAAAGTGTAATCGCTAAGCTCTTTGTTTTTACAGGCTATACCTATGGCCCGCTACTTGGCCTTTATAGCTTCGGACTCTTCACCAAACTAAAGGCTAACGACACCTTTATACCAATGGTAGCCATATTGGCTCCAGTAGTATCGTATGCCATTAGCTATTACAGCAATGCTTATTTTGATTTCGATTTTGGCTTTTTTGTACTGATCCTTAACGGAGCACTTACCTTTCTAGGCTTGTTAATAATATCCAGAAAACCGACACCAGCAGAACGAGAGTTAATTTTTATTACGGAAAACTAA
- a CDS encoding helix-turn-helix domain-containing protein yields MATKKIILTVEKTDTGFSAYSQDYPIFTTGQSIPELINSAYEAAEFYFEDENIKLSNTDIKFEIDFKQFFKYYKVINAKFLAQKIGMNATLLSQYVNGTKKPSAKQTEKILNGIHQIGQELSEINLLQTA; encoded by the coding sequence ATGGCTACTAAAAAAATTATATTAACTGTTGAAAAAACTGATACTGGTTTCTCCGCATATTCACAGGATTACCCAATTTTTACCACTGGGCAATCCATTCCCGAACTCATAAACAGCGCATATGAGGCGGCTGAATTTTATTTTGAAGACGAAAACATTAAATTAAGCAACACCGACATTAAGTTTGAAATCGATTTCAAGCAGTTCTTTAAATATTATAAAGTGATAAATGCTAAATTTCTCGCTCAAAAAATTGGTATGAATGCTACCTTACTTTCTCAATATGTTAATGGAACCAAGAAACCTTCAGCAAAGCAAACTGAGAAAATCTTAAACGGAATTCACCAAATCGGTCAAGAATTATCAGAAATCAACTTATTGCAGACTGCTTAA
- a CDS encoding Hpt domain-containing protein, with product MKYDLGKLNELSGGDQEFNASVIETFLLETPEDLSNLKKAVANKEFDHIYQFAHKIKPNADLLGVDSVRDEMLKIEGHARGDKDIDAIEQTLESAEKELQNSFTEFKAYLN from the coding sequence ATGAAATACGATTTGGGCAAATTGAATGAGCTATCTGGAGGAGACCAAGAGTTTAATGCTTCTGTGATAGAGACTTTTTTGCTGGAAACCCCCGAAGACCTATCAAACCTGAAAAAGGCAGTAGCAAATAAGGAGTTTGATCATATTTATCAGTTTGCACATAAAATTAAACCAAATGCAGACTTATTGGGTGTAGACAGTGTACGGGACGAAATGTTGAAGATAGAAGGGCATGCCCGTGGCGACAAGGATATTGATGCCATTGAGCAAACCTTGGAAAGTGCAGAAAAAGAACTTCAAAATTCGTTTACGGAGTTTAAAGCTTACCTGAACTAA
- a CDS encoding 3'-5' exonuclease gives MELNLSKPICFFDLETTGIDVAKDRVVEISILKVFPNGNKESRTWLVNPEMPIPAESSAIHGITDEKVANEPTFKELSKTIYNMIKDSDLGGYNSDRFDIPMLAEEMLRADIDFDMGNRVSVDVQTIFFKMEQRTLSAAYKFYCGKNLEDAHSAEADTNATYEVLKSQLDRYEELENNMKFLGDFTTRKQTADFAGFIVFNDKGEEVFSFGKHKGKRVEDVMEQEPGYFGWLLNADFPLYTKKVLTAIKLRKLNTKLN, from the coding sequence ATGGAATTAAATTTATCCAAGCCAATCTGTTTTTTCGATTTGGAAACAACCGGAATAGATGTAGCGAAAGACAGGGTGGTAGAAATATCGATATTAAAGGTTTTTCCCAATGGGAACAAAGAGAGTAGGACATGGTTGGTAAATCCAGAAATGCCTATTCCAGCTGAGTCTTCTGCAATTCATGGAATTACCGATGAAAAGGTTGCAAACGAACCGACATTTAAAGAGCTTTCCAAAACTATCTATAATATGATTAAGGATAGTGATTTGGGTGGTTATAACTCCGATCGCTTCGATATCCCTATGCTTGCTGAAGAAATGCTAAGAGCCGATATAGATTTTGATATGGGAAATCGCGTTTCTGTAGATGTGCAAACCATCTTCTTTAAAATGGAACAACGCACTTTGTCTGCAGCGTATAAATTTTACTGCGGAAAAAATCTGGAAGATGCCCATTCTGCTGAAGCCGATACTAACGCTACCTACGAAGTTTTAAAATCTCAATTGGACCGTTATGAGGAATTGGAAAACAATATGAAGTTTTTAGGGGATTTTACTACCCGGAAACAAACTGCGGACTTTGCTGGGTTTATTGTTTTTAATGATAAAGGGGAAGAGGTGTTTTCCTTCGGAAAGCATAAAGGGAAAAGAGTAGAAGATGTAATGGAGCAAGAGCCTGGATATTTTGGATGGTTGCTAAATGCAGATTTCCCTTTGTATACCAAAAAAGTACTTACAGCCATAAAATTAAGGAAGCTTAATACCAAGTTGAATTAA